The following are encoded together in the Coffea arabica cultivar ET-39 chromosome 1c, Coffea Arabica ET-39 HiFi, whole genome shotgun sequence genome:
- the LOC113733897 gene encoding ethylene-responsive transcription factor ERN1-like — protein MELQFQKQGTYMVDRNSSSSSKRKFVGVRQRPSGKWVAEIKNTTQKIRMWLGTFDTAEEAAQAYDEAACLLRGSNTRTNFMNHVPCNPALSLKIRNLLNQKKGRLNKITSLASTASNKTATESSSRTISRTSSSSSTSQSSASGSSFSSSSSNSSDSSAAVLTTIHAQTKLFDDAYKPDLSCFMAAGGYELASSSDQFDYTTGRDGSLFSTFASDFDRILLGQQDAGFELPKKDISEMMSDHQTQYYHQIPDFEHMKVQRQISASLYAMNGVSEYWENVHDCNDSFWDLPYQMFCPS, from the coding sequence ATGGAACTTCAATTCCAAAAACAAGGCACGTATATGGTGGATagaaacagcagcagcagcagcaaaagGAAGTTTGTTGGGGTGAGACAGAGGCCATCAGGCAAATGGGTAGCAGAGATCAAGAACACTACTCAGAAGATCAGGATGTGGCTCGGGACGTTTGACACAGCTGAAGAAGCTGCTCAAGCTTATGATGAGGCTGCTTGCCTTCTCCGAGGCTCGAATACTCGAACCAATTTCATGAATCATGTTCCTTGCAATCCAGCTCTGTCCTTGAAGATCAGAAACCTCCTCAATCAGAAGAAAGGCCGTCTCAACAAAATCACCTCTCTCGCTTCCACAGCCTCCAACAAGACAGCCACAGAGAGCAGTTCCAGAACCATTTCGCGTACTAGTAGCAGCAGTAGTACTTCTCAGAGTAGTGCTAGTGGAAGTAGTtttagcagcagcagcagcaacagtAGTGATAGCTCTGCAGCTGTTCTCACGACAATTCATGCGCAGACAAAGCTGTTTGATGATGCATATAAGCCGGACTTGAGCTGCTTCATGGCTGCAGGAGGATATGAACTGGCATCATCTTCTGATCAGTTTGATTATACCACCGGCCGTGATGGCAGCTTATTTTCAACATTTGCATCTGATTTTGATAGGATTCTTTTAGGTCAACAAGATGCAGGTTTTGAATTGCCCAAAAAAGATATATCCGAGATGATGAGCGATCACCAAACTCAATACTATCATCAGATTCCAGACTTCGAACATATGAAGGTTCAGAGACAGATATCTGCATCCCTGTATGCAATGAATGGTGTGAGTGAATATTGGGAGAATGTTCATGATTGTAACGATTCTTTCTGGGATCTTCCCTACCAGATGTTCTGCCCCAGCTAA
- the LOC113687651 gene encoding uncharacterized protein produces MAAESTQMQQAQLAAILGQDPAPFETLISHLMSSSNEQRSQAESIFNLIKQTDPNSLALKLAQLLSSSHHVEARAMSAILLRKQLTRDDSYIWPRLSPATQSAIKSVLLTSIQNENSKSIIKKLCDTISELASSILPDNEWPEILPFMFQCVTSSDAKLQESAFLIFSQLAQYIGDTLVPYIKDLHAVFLQVLNHSASSDVRIAALSAVINFIQCLNSASDRDRFQDLLPAMMRTLTEALNGAQEATAQEALELLIELAGTEPRFLRRQLVDVVGSMLQIAEAETLEEGTRHLAIEFVITLAEARERAPGMMRKLPQFISRLFAILMKMLLDVEDDPAWHTADAENEDAGETSNYSVGQECLDRLSIALGGNTIVPVASEQLPVYLAAPEWQKHHAALIALAQIAEGCSKVMIKNLGDVLNMVLNSFQDPHPRVRWAAINAIGQLSTDLGPDLQVQYHQRVLPALAAAMDDFHNPRVQAHAASAVLNFSENCTPEILTPYLDGIVSKLLVLLQNGKQMVQEGALTALASVADSSQEHFQKYYDAVMPYLKAILVNATDKSNRMLRAKAMECISLVGMAVGKEKFRDDAKQVMEVLMSLQGSQMETDDPTTSYMLQAWARLCKCLGQDFLPYMSVVMPPLLQSAQLKPDVTITSADSDNEIDESDDESMETITLGDKRIGIKTSVLEEKATACNMLCCYADELKEGFYPWIDQVAPTLVPLLKFYFHEEVRKAAVSAMPELLRSAKLAVEKGIASGRNETYVKQLSDYIVPALVEALHKEPDTEICANMLDALNECLQISGPLLDENQVRSIVEEIKLVITASSSRKRERAERAKAEDFDAEEGELLKEENEQEEEVFDQIGEILGTMIKTFKASFLPFFDELSSYLMPMWGKDKTPEERRIAICIFDDVAEQCREAALKYYDTHLPFLLEACNDDNSDVRQAAVYGLGVCAEFGGTVFKPLVGEALSRLNVVIRHPDAHQPENVMAYDNAVSALGKICQFHRDSIDSAQVVPAWLSCLPIKGDLIEAKVVHEQLCSMVERSDRELLGPNNQYLPKIVSVFAEVLCAGKDLATEQTASRMVNLLRQLQQTLPPSDLASTWSSLQPQQQLALQSILSS; encoded by the exons ATGGCTGCCGAGTCAACTCAGATGCAGCAGGCCCAACTCGCCGCGATTCTCGGCCAAGACCCTGCCCCCTTCGAAACCCTAATCTCCCACCTCATGTCCTCCTCCAACGAGCAACGATCCCAGGCCGAGTCAATCTTCAATCTCATCAAGCAGACCGATCCCAACTCCCTCGCTCTCAAACTCGCCCAGCTTCTCTCTTCTTCTCACCACGTCGAGGCCCGAGCCATGTCCGCTATTCTCCTCCGCAAGCAACTCACTCGGGACGACTCCTACATCTGGCCCCGCCTTTCCCCCGCCACTCAATCCGCCATCAAGTCCGTGCTCCTGACCTCGATTCAGAACGAGAATTCTAAGAGCATAATTAAGAAGTTGTGCGACACGATTTCCGAATTGGCCTCGTCGATTCTACCGGATAACGAATGGCCCGAGATTTTGCCATTCATGTTTCAATGCGTCACCTCCAGCGACGCGAAATTGCAGGAGTCCGCCTTTTTGATCTTCTCCCAACTCGCCCAGTACATAGGGGACACGCTCGTTCCGTATATCAAGGACTTGCACGCCGTTTTTCTGCAGGTTTTGAATCATTCGGCCAGTTCGGATGTGAGGATTGCGGCGTTGAGCGCTGTGATTAATTTCATCCAGTGCTTGAACAGCGCTAGTGATCGGGACAGGTTTCAGGATTTACTCCCTGCCATGATGAGAACGTTGACCGAGGCTTTGAACGGGGCGCAGGAGGCTACTGCTCAAGAGGCGCTGGAGTTGTTGATCGAGTTAGCTGGGACCGAGCCCAGGTTTTTGAGGAGGCAGTTGGTGGATGTTGTGGGATCCATGTTGCAGATTGCCGAGGCCGAGACCTTGGAAGAGGGTACGAGGCATTTGGCGATTGAATTCGTGATTACTTTGGCTGAGGCCAGGGAAAGAGCTCCGGGGATGATGAGGAAGTTGCCACAGTTTATTAGCAGGTTGTTTGCCATTTTGATGAAGATGCTGTTGGATGTTGAGGACGATCCAGCTTGGCACACCGCGGACGCAGAGAATGAGGATGCTGGGGAGACCAGTAACTATAGCGTTGGACAGGAGTGTTTGGATAGGCTATCAATTGCGCTGGGTGGAAATACTATCGTCCCCGTTGCTTCTGAGCAGTTGCCGGTATATTTGGCTGCTCCTGAATGGCAGAAGCATCATGCTGCACTTATTGCTCTTGCCCAAATTGCTGAGGGCTGCTCGAAG GTTATGATTAAGAATTTGGGGGATGTACTGAATATGGTCTTGAATTCATTCCAAGATCCTCACCCTCGGGTGAGATGGGCAGCTATCAATGCAATTGGCCAGCTGTCAACTGATTTAGGCCCAGATTTGCAAGTTCAGTATCATCAACGTGTACTGCCTGCGCTAGCAGCAGCCATGGATGATTTCCATAATCCCAGAGTGCAG gcacatgcTGCTTCAGCAGTGCTCAATTTCAGTGAAAACTGCACTCCAGAAATTTTAACACCTTACTTGGATGGTATTGTCAGTAAATTGCTCGTACTTCTGCAG AATGGAAAACAAATGGTGCAAGAAGGGGCCTTAACCGCCTTAGCTTCAGTTGCTGATTCATCACAG GAGCATTTCCAAAAATACTATGATGCAGTCATGCCTTACTTGAAAGCCATATTGGTTAATGCCACCGACAAGTCAAATCGCATGCTTCGTGCCAAAGCCATGGAGTGCATAAGCTTAGTTGGGATGGCTGTTGGAAAAGAGAAGTTTAGAGATGATGCTAAGCAG GTTATGGAAGTGCTGATGTCTCTGCAAGGATCTCAAATGGAGACTGATGATCCAACTACTAGCTACATGCTTCAA GCATGGGCCCGACTTTGCAAGTGCTTGGGGCAGGATTTTCTTCCTTACATGAGTGTAGTTATGCCTCCTTTGCTTCAATCAGCTCAACTTAAGCCTGATGTGACCATAACATCTGCAGATTCAGATAACGAAATtgatgaatctgatgatgaaaG TATGGAGACCATTACCCTTGGGGACAAAAGGATAGGGATCAAGACTAGTGTCCTAGAGGAGAAAGCTACTGCTTGTAACATGCTATGTTGTTATGCTGATGAGCTGAAGGAAGGTTTCTACCCGTGGATTGATCAG GTTGCTCCAACTTTAGTTCCGcttctaaaattttattttcatgaGGAAGTCAGGAAAGCCGCTGTTTCAG CCATGCCTGAGCTGTTGCGCTCTGCAAAATTGGCTGTGGAGAAAGGGATTGCTTCAGGTCGTAATGAAACATATGTCAAACAGTTATCTGACTATATAGTGCCAGCTTTGGTGGAGGCTTTGCATAAG GAGCCTGATACGGAAATTTGTGCAAATATGTTGGATGCACTGAATGAATGCCTCCAG ATTTCTGGACCCCTTCTTGATGAAAACCAAGTCCGAAGCATTGTGGAGGAGATAAAACTGGTGATCACAGCAAGCTCAAGTAGAAAAAGAGAACGAGCAGAGAGAGCTAAAGCTGAAGATTTTGATGCAGAAGAAGGAGAATTGCTCAAGGAGGAGAACGAGCAAGAAGAGGAAGTGTTTGATCAG ATTGGTGAAATCTTGGGAACAATGATCAAGACATTTAAGGcttctttcttgcctttctttgACGAGTTGTCGTCATATTTAATGCCTATGTGG GGAAAGGATAAAACTCCTGAAGAGAGAAGGATAGCAATTTGCATCTTTGATGATGTTGCAGAACAGTGCCGTGAAGCAGCTTTGAA GTACTATGACACACATCTTCCGTTCCTTTTGGAAGCTTGTAATGATGATAACTCGGATGTTAGACAG GCTGCTGTTTATGGACTTGGCGTATGTGCAGAGTTTGGTGGCACTGTTTTCAAACCTCTTGTTGGAG AGGCTTTATCAAGGTTAAATGTGGTCATACGGCATCCTGATGCCCATCAGCCTGAAAATGTGATGGCATACGACAATGCTGTTTCTGCACTTGGGAAGATATGCCAGTTTCATCGAGATAGTATCGACTCGGCTCAG GTTGTTCCTGCATGGCTGAGCTGTTTGCCAATAAAAGGGGATCTAATTGAAGCTAAAGTTGTTCACGAACAGCTTTGTTCAATGGTTGAAAG ATCAGACAGGGAACTTCTAGGTCCCAACAATCAATATTTGCCTAAAATTGTTTCAGTGTTCGCTGAG GTTCTCTGTGCGGGGAAGGACCTTGCTACAGAGCAAACTGCAAGTAGAATGGTTAATTTATTGAGGCAGCTTCAACAGACGCTGCCTCCTTCCGACCTGGCATCAACTTGGTCATCTTTGCAGCCTCAGCAGCAGCTAGCTTTGCAATCCATCCTGTCATCATAG
- the LOC113687757 gene encoding uncharacterized protein isoform X1, which produces MLRRVAAQASANYRRLLAAPSSSSPGINNPFRQCSTSTPSSSSHSHTPNSTCVEHLEDSPCTPSPSTKISIDRSGLYNPPEHSHGPTSDSELVKNLKGIIKFRGGPITVAEYMEEVLTNPKAGFYINRDVFGAQGDFITSPEVSQMFGDMIGVWVMCAWEQMGRPEKVNLVELGPGRGTLLADLLRGVSKFKNFTESVHIHMVECSPVLRKLQYQTLKCEGEDGEKQIVSTMTGSPISWHATMEEVPTGLPTIIVAHEFYDALPVHQFQRASHGWHEKMIDVDENSSFHFVLSPRPTPATLYLMKRCKWAETEEIAKLSQIEICPRAMDLTQTIAKRIGSDGGAALIIDYGVNGIVSDSLQAIRKHKFVNILDNPGSADLSAYVDFTAIRHSAEEISENVTVHGPITQSQFLGSLGINFRVEALLENCTDEQADSLRTGYWRLVGEGEAPFWEGPDEQTPIGMGTRYLAMAIVNKEIGVPVPFK; this is translated from the exons ATGTTGAGAAGAGTAGCAGCTCAGGCTTCCGCTAATTATCGGCGCCTTCTCGCGGCACCATCATCTTCTTCACCGGGCATAAATAACCCATTTCGCCAATGCTCCACTTCCACTCCTTCCTCTTCTTCACATTCACACACTCCTAATAGTACTTGCGTCGAACACTTGGAAGACTCTCCCTGCACTCCGTCGCCATCTACCAAAATCTCCATCGACCGCTCTGGCTTGTATAACCCACCTG AACATTCCCATGGCCCGACTTCTGATTCTGAGCTTGTTAAGAATCTAAAAGGAATCATCAAATTCAGGGGTGGACCCATCACGGTGGCGGAGTACATGGAGGAAGTCTTGACGAACCCAAAAGCTGGTTTCTATATTAACCGGGATGTTTTTGGTGCTCAAGGAGATTTTATTACCTCTCCTGAAGTGAGCCAGATGTTTGGGGac ATGATTGGTGTATGGGTAATGTGCGCTTGGGAGCAAATGGGACGACCGGAAAAGGTGAATTTAGTTGAACTGGGACCAGGGCGAGGAACTCTCTTGGCAGACCTTCTAAGA GGTGTTTCCAAGTTTAAGAACTTTACAGAATCTGTGCACATACACATGGTTGAATGCAGTCCAGTGCTGCGGAAACTCCAGTATCAGACCTTGAAATGTGAGGGTGAGGATGGGGAGAAACAAATAGTCAGTACTATGACTGGCAGTCCTATATCTTGGCATGCTACAATGGAGGAGGTTCCTACTGGAt tGCCAACGATCATTGTAGCCCATGAGTTCTATGATGCCCTTCCTGTTCATCAGTTTCAG AGAGCTTCTCATGGATGGCATGAGAAAATGATTGATGTTGACGAAAACTCATC gtttcattttgttttatcTCCTCGGCCTACACCTGCAACTCTGTATTTAATGAAACGCTGCAAGTGGGCTGAGACTGAAGAAATAGCAAAGCTTTCGCAGATTGAGATTTGCCCAAGAGCAATGGATTTGACTCAAACAATTGCTAAAAGAATAGGTTCAGATGGTGGTGCAGCTCTCATCATTGATTATGGAGTCAACGGAATAGTCTCAGACAGTCTTCAG GCAATTCGAAAACACAAATTTGTCAATATATTGGATAATCCTGGCTCCGCTGATCTCAGTGCATATGTTGATTTTACTGCAATAAGGCACTCTGCTGAGGAAATTTCAG AAAATGTGACAGTCCATGGCCCAATCACCCAGTCTCAGTTTCTTGGCTCTCTTGGCATTAATTTTCGAGTAGAAGCATTGCTAGAGAATTGCACAGATGAACAAGCTGATTCCCTGAGGACAGGCTACTGGCGTTTGGTTGGCGAAGGTGAAGCCCCATTTTGGGAGGGTCCTGATGAGCAGACACCTATAGGAATGGGTACGCGGTACTTGGCTATGGCTATCGTCAATAAGGAGATAGGTGTTCCAGTGCCATTTAAGTAA
- the LOC113687757 gene encoding uncharacterized protein isoform X2, with the protein MEEVLTNPKAGFYINRDVFGAQGDFITSPEVSQMFGDMIGVWVMCAWEQMGRPEKVNLVELGPGRGTLLADLLRGVSKFKNFTESVHIHMVECSPVLRKLQYQTLKCEGEDGEKQIVSTMTGSPISWHATMEEVPTGLPTIIVAHEFYDALPVHQFQRASHGWHEKMIDVDENSSFHFVLSPRPTPATLYLMKRCKWAETEEIAKLSQIEICPRAMDLTQTIAKRIGSDGGAALIIDYGVNGIVSDSLQAIRKHKFVNILDNPGSADLSAYVDFTAIRHSAEEISENVTVHGPITQSQFLGSLGINFRVEALLENCTDEQADSLRTGYWRLVGEGEAPFWEGPDEQTPIGMGTRYLAMAIVNKEIGVPVPFK; encoded by the exons ATGGAGGAAGTCTTGACGAACCCAAAAGCTGGTTTCTATATTAACCGGGATGTTTTTGGTGCTCAAGGAGATTTTATTACCTCTCCTGAAGTGAGCCAGATGTTTGGGGac ATGATTGGTGTATGGGTAATGTGCGCTTGGGAGCAAATGGGACGACCGGAAAAGGTGAATTTAGTTGAACTGGGACCAGGGCGAGGAACTCTCTTGGCAGACCTTCTAAGA GGTGTTTCCAAGTTTAAGAACTTTACAGAATCTGTGCACATACACATGGTTGAATGCAGTCCAGTGCTGCGGAAACTCCAGTATCAGACCTTGAAATGTGAGGGTGAGGATGGGGAGAAACAAATAGTCAGTACTATGACTGGCAGTCCTATATCTTGGCATGCTACAATGGAGGAGGTTCCTACTGGAt tGCCAACGATCATTGTAGCCCATGAGTTCTATGATGCCCTTCCTGTTCATCAGTTTCAG AGAGCTTCTCATGGATGGCATGAGAAAATGATTGATGTTGACGAAAACTCATC gtttcattttgttttatcTCCTCGGCCTACACCTGCAACTCTGTATTTAATGAAACGCTGCAAGTGGGCTGAGACTGAAGAAATAGCAAAGCTTTCGCAGATTGAGATTTGCCCAAGAGCAATGGATTTGACTCAAACAATTGCTAAAAGAATAGGTTCAGATGGTGGTGCAGCTCTCATCATTGATTATGGAGTCAACGGAATAGTCTCAGACAGTCTTCAG GCAATTCGAAAACACAAATTTGTCAATATATTGGATAATCCTGGCTCCGCTGATCTCAGTGCATATGTTGATTTTACTGCAATAAGGCACTCTGCTGAGGAAATTTCAG AAAATGTGACAGTCCATGGCCCAATCACCCAGTCTCAGTTTCTTGGCTCTCTTGGCATTAATTTTCGAGTAGAAGCATTGCTAGAGAATTGCACAGATGAACAAGCTGATTCCCTGAGGACAGGCTACTGGCGTTTGGTTGGCGAAGGTGAAGCCCCATTTTGGGAGGGTCCTGATGAGCAGACACCTATAGGAATGGGTACGCGGTACTTGGCTATGGCTATCGTCAATAAGGAGATAGGTGTTCCAGTGCCATTTAAGTAA
- the LOC113687919 gene encoding peptidyl-tRNA hydrolase, mitochondrial-like isoform X1 produces the protein MLSRLSRHYFCSISPQPWLFVGLGNPGDKFKGTRHNVGFEMIDAFAEAVGIPMDTVHCKALFGKGFVNGVPVFLAKPQTYMNLSGESSGPLAAYYKLPLNRVIVFHDDMNLPCGVLRLHHNGGHGSHNGLLKESTYRYFNSLMKIELALNPLVSFSCANCHYSFILPSIRLKSVIHNFRGNTLFPRLRIGIGRPPGQMDPKAFLLQKFNAAARERIDAALKEGAYALEQVLSKGLTETARRFNTDQKYKHIRLQTMPT, from the exons ATGCTTAGCAGGTTGTCAAGGCACTATTTTTGCAGCATTTCACCTCAGCCATGGCTCTTTGTGGGCTTGGGGAATCCTGGTGATAAATTCAAGGGAACACGACATAAT GTagggtttgaaatgattgatgcATTTGCAGAGGCGGTAGGGATTCCAATGGACACAGTTCACTGCAAAGCTCTATTTGGAAAAG GTTTTGTAAATGGCGTCCCTGTTTTCCTTGCAAAGCCCCAAACATACATGAATCTCAGTGGTGAATCT aGTGGTCCACTTGCAGCGTATTATAAGCTTCCTCTCAATCGTGTCATTGTG TTTCATGATGACATGAACTTGCCATGTGGCGTACTTCGTCTTCATCACAATGGGGGCCATGGAAGTCATAATGG GTTATTGAAGGAGTCTACTTATCGTTATTTTAACTCTCTTATGAAAATTGAGCTGGCACTCAACCCCCTAGTTTCCTTTAGTTGTGCAAACTGCCATTACTCTTTTATACTGCCATCTATCAG GCTGAAGAGTGTAATACATAATTTTCGTGGAAATACGTTGTTTCCTAGATTGAGAATAG GTATTGGCAGGCCTCCTGGTCAAATGGATCCAAAAGCATTTTTGCTGCAAAAGTTTAATGCGGCTGCTAGGGAACGG ATTGATGCTGCACTAAAGGAAGGGGCTTACGCATTGGAACAAGTCTTGTCTAAAGGCCTCACAGAAACAGCAAGACGCTTCAACACAGATCAGAAGTACAAGCATATAAGATTGCAGACTATGCCTACATAA
- the LOC113687919 gene encoding peptidyl-tRNA hydrolase, mitochondrial-like isoform X2, whose product MLSRLSRHYFCSISPQPWLFVGLGNPGDKFKGTRHNVGFEMIDAFAEAVGIPMDTVHCKALFGKGFVNGVPVFLAKPQTYMNLSGESSGPLAAYYKLPLNRVIVFHDDMNLPCGVLRLHHNGGHGSHNGLLKESTYRYFNSLMKIELALNPLVSFSCANCHYSFILPSIRLKSVIHNFRGNTLFPRLRIGIGRPPGQMDPKAFLLQKFNAAARERHERERRKS is encoded by the exons ATGCTTAGCAGGTTGTCAAGGCACTATTTTTGCAGCATTTCACCTCAGCCATGGCTCTTTGTGGGCTTGGGGAATCCTGGTGATAAATTCAAGGGAACACGACATAAT GTagggtttgaaatgattgatgcATTTGCAGAGGCGGTAGGGATTCCAATGGACACAGTTCACTGCAAAGCTCTATTTGGAAAAG GTTTTGTAAATGGCGTCCCTGTTTTCCTTGCAAAGCCCCAAACATACATGAATCTCAGTGGTGAATCT aGTGGTCCACTTGCAGCGTATTATAAGCTTCCTCTCAATCGTGTCATTGTG TTTCATGATGACATGAACTTGCCATGTGGCGTACTTCGTCTTCATCACAATGGGGGCCATGGAAGTCATAATGG GTTATTGAAGGAGTCTACTTATCGTTATTTTAACTCTCTTATGAAAATTGAGCTGGCACTCAACCCCCTAGTTTCCTTTAGTTGTGCAAACTGCCATTACTCTTTTATACTGCCATCTATCAG GCTGAAGAGTGTAATACATAATTTTCGTGGAAATACGTTGTTTCCTAGATTGAGAATAG GTATTGGCAGGCCTCCTGGTCAAATGGATCCAAAAGCATTTTTGCTGCAAAAGTTTAATGCGGCTGCTAGGGAACGG CACGAAAGGGAAAGGCGAAAAAGCTGA
- the LOC113687919 gene encoding peptidyl-tRNA hydrolase, mitochondrial-like isoform X3: MLSRLSRHYFCSISPQPWLFVGLGNPGDKFKGTRHNVGFEMIDAFAEAVGIPMDTVHCKALFGKGFVNGVPVFLAKPQTYMNLSGESSGPLAAYYKLPLNRVIVFHDDMNLPCGVLRLHHNGGHGSHNGLKSVIHNFRGNTLFPRLRIGIGRPPGQMDPKAFLLQKFNAAARERIDAALKEGAYALEQVLSKGLTETARRFNTDQKYKHIRLQTMPT; the protein is encoded by the exons ATGCTTAGCAGGTTGTCAAGGCACTATTTTTGCAGCATTTCACCTCAGCCATGGCTCTTTGTGGGCTTGGGGAATCCTGGTGATAAATTCAAGGGAACACGACATAAT GTagggtttgaaatgattgatgcATTTGCAGAGGCGGTAGGGATTCCAATGGACACAGTTCACTGCAAAGCTCTATTTGGAAAAG GTTTTGTAAATGGCGTCCCTGTTTTCCTTGCAAAGCCCCAAACATACATGAATCTCAGTGGTGAATCT aGTGGTCCACTTGCAGCGTATTATAAGCTTCCTCTCAATCGTGTCATTGTG TTTCATGATGACATGAACTTGCCATGTGGCGTACTTCGTCTTCATCACAATGGGGGCCATGGAAGTCATAATGG GCTGAAGAGTGTAATACATAATTTTCGTGGAAATACGTTGTTTCCTAGATTGAGAATAG GTATTGGCAGGCCTCCTGGTCAAATGGATCCAAAAGCATTTTTGCTGCAAAAGTTTAATGCGGCTGCTAGGGAACGG ATTGATGCTGCACTAAAGGAAGGGGCTTACGCATTGGAACAAGTCTTGTCTAAAGGCCTCACAGAAACAGCAAGACGCTTCAACACAGATCAGAAGTACAAGCATATAAGATTGCAGACTATGCCTACATAA